The following coding sequences lie in one Haematobia irritans isolate KBUSLIRL chromosome 3, ASM5000362v1, whole genome shotgun sequence genomic window:
- the eIF2Bbeta gene encoding eukaryotic translation initiation factor 2B subunit beta — protein MKESSPLPQVQQLIHDIKLNKIDGSFNITTKTLELYKSIIRNAKWQHAEELMKIIRAQGQILQSALPQETVTSNMTRRLLKIIREEFDLLQAKVHPLADDSQATPSLHKLVTQTSECDVNVDYGIPRSGLKEALLDHLEEIETELETSCESTCSQAEQHIHSTEVILTLGHSRSVEHFLKRAIKKRQSLTIIIAECAPACRGHNLAASLASNSVEIIVIPDSAIFAMMSRVNKVIIGTHSVLANGGLRAACGAYTVALSAKHYSVPVIVLAPMYKLAPVHLCSYEQDAFNSLGCAEGVLPYDSSAARCAKIYSPIFDYVPPELVTLFISNTGGHAPSYVYRLLTELYHPEDYEI, from the exons ATGAAGGAATCTTCGCCCTTACCACAAGTTCAACAATTAATACATGACATAAAACTTAA CAAAATTGATGGCTCTTTCAATATAACCACAAAAACATTGGAATTATACAAAAGTATTATAAGAAATGCCAAGTGGCAACATGCCGA AGAGTTGATGAAAATTATTCGTGCCCAGGGCCAAATTCTACAATCTGCTTTACCTCAGGAGACTGTAACCTCTAATATGACGAGGAGACTATTAAAGATCATTAGAGAAGAATTTGATTTGTTGCAGGCAAAG GTCCATCCTTTAGCTGATGATTCCCAGGCTACACCCTCTTTACACAAATTAGTCACACAAACAAGCGAATGTGATGTCAATGTAGACTACGGTATACCTCGTTCTGGTCTAAAGGAAGCCTTACTCGATCATTTAGAGGAAATTGAAACTGAATTGGAAACAAGCTGTGAAAGTACTTGTTCGCAGGCTGAACAACATATCCACTCAACGGAGGTAATATTAACCCTTGGACACTCCAGAAGTGTAGAGCATTTTTTGAAAAGAGCCATTAAAAAACGTCAATCATTGACCATAATAATAGCAGAGTGTGCTCCAGCTTGCAGG GGTCACAATCTTGCCGCCAGTTTGGCTAGTAATAGTGTGGAAATTATTGTCATACCCGATTCTGCTATATTCGCCATGATGTCTCGTGTGAATAAAGTCATTATTGGTACACACAGTGTATTGGCCAATGGAGGTCTACGAGCTGCATGCGGAGCTTACACAGTCGCCTTATCTGCTAAACATTATTCGGTTCCCGTCATTGTTTTGGCGCCCATGTACAAATTGGCCCCGGTACATTTGTGTTCGTATGAGCAAGATGCATTCAATTCATTGGGTTGTGCTGAGGGTGTATTGCCCTATGATTCATCGGCAGCACGTTGTGCCAAAATCTATAGTCCCATATTCGATTATGTACCCCCGGAGCTGGTGACGTTGTTCATATCTAATAC gggtGGACATGCACCTTCATATGTTTATCGTTTGTTGACTGAACTTTACCATCCCGAGGATTATGAAATCTAA